A single Microbacterium protaetiae DNA region contains:
- the pheA gene encoding prephenate dehydratase, with protein sequence MSSDAEAAVRTYSYLGPAGTFTEAALAQVPEARGQVWHPVRNVGEALDDVVSGRSDAAMIAIENSVDGGVSTTQDALATMPGLRIVGEYLVPVQFVLVGRPGATLADVSVIAAHPVAYGQCLVWLGDALPAHAHVPSSSNVAAALDMLDGVGGADAAIAPPGILEHHDLQLLAENIGDNPKAVTRFVLVSRTVAPPPPTGADKTSLIVELPDDHPGALLDMLEQFATRGINLSLLASRPIGDELGRYRFVVDADGHVLDERMADALLGLRRFSPQVVFLGSYPRADRAIVHYPSRYSDDVFVEARDWLRGLISGEPEE encoded by the coding sequence GTGAGCTCTGACGCCGAGGCAGCCGTCCGCACCTACAGCTATCTGGGTCCGGCGGGCACTTTCACCGAGGCGGCGCTGGCGCAGGTGCCCGAGGCGCGCGGACAGGTCTGGCACCCCGTCCGCAATGTCGGTGAGGCCCTCGACGACGTGGTCAGCGGGCGGTCGGATGCCGCGATGATAGCGATCGAGAACTCGGTCGACGGTGGCGTCTCGACCACGCAAGACGCCCTGGCCACCATGCCGGGGTTGCGCATCGTGGGGGAGTACCTGGTGCCGGTGCAGTTCGTGCTGGTGGGTCGGCCCGGCGCGACGCTGGCCGATGTCTCGGTCATCGCGGCGCACCCGGTTGCCTATGGGCAGTGCCTGGTCTGGCTCGGCGACGCGCTGCCCGCGCACGCGCATGTGCCCTCGTCGAGCAATGTCGCCGCGGCACTCGACATGCTCGACGGTGTCGGCGGCGCGGATGCCGCGATAGCGCCGCCCGGCATCCTCGAGCATCACGATCTGCAACTGCTCGCCGAGAACATCGGCGACAACCCGAAGGCCGTCACGCGCTTCGTGCTCGTCTCGCGCACTGTCGCCCCGCCGCCGCCCACCGGTGCCGACAAGACCTCGCTCATCGTCGAGCTGCCCGACGACCACCCTGGAGCCCTGCTCGACATGCTCGAGCAATTCGCGACGCGCGGCATCAACCTGTCGCTGCTGGCCTCGCGACCCATCGGCGACGAACTGGGACGCTACCGCTTCGTGGTCGATGCCGACGGCCACGTGCTCGACGAGCGCATGGCCGACGCCCTGCTCGGGCTGCGCCGGTTCAGCCCGCAGGTCGTGTTCTTGGGGTCGTACCCGCGCGCCGACCGCGCAATAGTGCACTACCCGAGCCGCTACTCCGACGACGTGTTCGTCGAGGCCCGCGACTGGCTGCGCGGCCTCATCTCGGGCGAGCCCGAGGAGTAG
- a CDS encoding MsnO8 family LLM class oxidoreductase, protein MSTSPALSVLDLVPVRTSQTSAQAVAASLALAARADALGFRRYWFAEHHNMPAVASTTPPVLSAAAAARTSRIRIGSGGVMLPNHSPLVVAEQFAALEALAPGRIDLGIGRAPGSDPVITQLLRMSGTTSDVERFPEHVRDITRLVGAEGATVQFTSGGTYDVHATPAATGAPEVWLLGSSDYSAQLAASLGLPYVFANHFSGEGLQRALELYRSQYQPSPQHPEPRTFLTANAIAAPTAAEAEERALPQLRSMARLRTNKPMQPLETVEQAQAERLDGMAQTIVDGMRAKWFVGTGDEVATALRAFAQRWGVDEVMISPIAGSYEGEPMDAAPGRVQTLELLAAALGRD, encoded by the coding sequence ATGAGCACTTCTCCCGCACTCTCCGTTCTCGACCTCGTGCCCGTACGCACGTCACAGACAAGCGCCCAGGCGGTCGCGGCGTCGCTTGCCCTCGCCGCCCGTGCCGACGCACTCGGGTTCCGCCGCTATTGGTTCGCGGAGCACCACAACATGCCGGCGGTCGCCTCGACCACCCCTCCGGTCCTGTCAGCCGCCGCGGCGGCACGCACCTCGCGCATCCGCATCGGATCGGGCGGCGTGATGCTGCCCAACCACTCTCCGCTCGTGGTGGCCGAGCAGTTCGCGGCGCTCGAGGCCCTCGCCCCCGGCCGCATCGATCTCGGCATTGGGCGGGCGCCCGGCAGCGACCCGGTCATCACCCAGCTGCTGCGCATGTCGGGCACCACCAGCGACGTCGAGCGCTTTCCCGAGCATGTGCGCGACATCACGCGCCTGGTCGGCGCCGAGGGCGCGACCGTGCAGTTCACCAGCGGCGGAACGTACGATGTGCACGCGACTCCGGCCGCCACCGGTGCGCCCGAGGTGTGGCTGCTGGGATCCAGCGACTACTCGGCGCAATTGGCGGCGTCGCTGGGCTTGCCTTACGTGTTCGCGAACCACTTCTCGGGCGAAGGGCTGCAGCGCGCCCTTGAGCTGTATCGCAGTCAGTATCAGCCTTCACCGCAGCATCCCGAGCCGCGCACTTTCCTGACCGCCAACGCGATTGCAGCGCCGACGGCCGCCGAGGCCGAAGAGCGCGCCCTGCCGCAGCTGCGCAGCATGGCCCGCCTGCGCACGAACAAGCCGATGCAACCCCTCGAGACCGTCGAACAGGCTCAGGCAGAGCGGCTGGACGGCATGGCCCAGACGATCGTCGACGGCATGCGGGCGAAGTGGTTCGTGGGCACCGGCGACGAGGTGGCCACCGCTCTGCGGGCCTTCGCCCAGAGATGGGGCGTCGACGAGGTCATGATCTCGCCGATCGCGGGGTCTTACGAGGGCGAGCCGATGGATGCCGCCCCCGGCCGCGTGCAGACGCTCGAGCTGCTGGCCGCCGCGCTCGGGCGCGACTGA
- a CDS encoding TetR/AcrR family transcriptional regulator: MPYGGASTRADARANRRKLLDAAGALIAERGIDVPLHEIADRAGVGVGTLYRNFADRDALLLALGDRSAQRFKDIARAAAAAPTAWKAIEIYVDGYIALYTDFPWMVDMRVEDRRLRRRDDEDAATAQAVVDRAHAEGTLRPDAGMPDIAFAATMVAAMTYLPQPVRASIVPRLRDIVLDGLRAEGLPRPPLGASTMSVDELKAFVRPLA; encoded by the coding sequence GTGCCATACGGGGGAGCTTCCACGCGTGCTGATGCGCGGGCGAACCGACGCAAGCTCCTGGATGCCGCGGGTGCACTGATCGCAGAACGCGGTATCGACGTGCCCCTGCATGAGATCGCCGACCGCGCCGGGGTGGGTGTGGGCACCCTCTATCGCAACTTCGCCGACCGCGATGCCCTGCTGCTGGCGCTGGGCGACCGTTCGGCGCAGCGGTTCAAAGACATCGCCCGCGCGGCAGCGGCGGCCCCGACCGCGTGGAAGGCCATCGAGATCTACGTCGACGGGTACATCGCGCTGTACACGGATTTTCCCTGGATGGTCGATATGCGGGTGGAGGACCGCCGGCTGCGGCGCCGCGACGACGAGGATGCCGCAACCGCGCAAGCCGTCGTCGATCGCGCACATGCCGAAGGCACGCTGCGACCCGACGCGGGGATGCCCGACATCGCTTTCGCGGCGACCATGGTCGCCGCCATGACCTACCTGCCACAGCCCGTGCGCGCGAGCATTGTGCCGCGCCTGCGTGACATCGTGCTCGACGGGCTGCGGGCCGAGGGGTTGCCGAGGCCGCCGTTGGGAGCGTCGACGATGTCAGTCGACGAGTTGAAGGCGTTTGTTCGCCCGCTTGCGTGA
- a CDS encoding LacI family DNA-binding transcriptional regulator, with product MSKRLAEVARKVGVSEATVSRVLNGKPGVSDATRQAVLTALDVLGYERPTKLRGERARLVGLVLPELTNPIFPALAEIIGGALTQNGYTPLLCTQNAGGITEADYVDLLLQQQVSGVVFLGGNYSQADAPHEHYERLRDVKLPTVLVNARIPGLSFPTVSTDDAAAAEQAVLHLYQLGHRRIGMLMGPADHIPSQRKLTAAAPLLERLGAPLRADMVVQGLYSLESGQAGAARLIDGGATAVVCASDPLALGAVRAARRRGLSVPGQFSVVGFDDSALMSCTEPPLTTVRQPIESMGRTVIELLLSQIAGTAEAGDELLFEPELVLRASTGPVPA from the coding sequence ATGTCGAAACGCCTTGCCGAGGTTGCCCGCAAAGTAGGAGTCAGCGAAGCGACGGTCAGCCGTGTGCTCAACGGCAAGCCGGGTGTTTCGGATGCCACTCGTCAAGCCGTGCTCACGGCGCTCGACGTGCTCGGCTACGAGCGTCCGACAAAACTGCGCGGCGAGCGCGCGCGCCTTGTCGGGCTCGTGCTGCCCGAGTTGACGAACCCGATTTTTCCCGCGCTCGCCGAGATCATCGGCGGCGCGCTCACCCAGAACGGCTACACCCCGCTGCTGTGCACCCAGAATGCCGGGGGGATCACCGAGGCGGACTATGTCGACCTGCTGCTGCAGCAGCAGGTATCGGGGGTGGTCTTCCTCGGTGGGAACTACAGCCAGGCCGACGCACCGCACGAGCACTACGAGCGACTACGCGATGTGAAGCTGCCCACCGTGCTGGTCAACGCGCGCATTCCGGGTCTGTCGTTTCCCACCGTGTCCACCGACGACGCCGCCGCCGCCGAGCAGGCAGTGTTGCACCTTTATCAGCTCGGGCACCGGCGTATCGGCATGCTCATGGGCCCGGCCGATCACATTCCCTCGCAGCGCAAGCTCACGGCCGCGGCGCCCCTACTGGAGCGACTGGGAGCACCGCTGCGTGCAGACATGGTCGTGCAAGGGCTGTACTCGCTCGAGTCGGGGCAGGCCGGAGCAGCTCGTCTCATCGATGGCGGGGCCACGGCTGTCGTCTGCGCCAGCGATCCTCTGGCGCTGGGTGCCGTGCGCGCGGCACGGCGGCGGGGGCTGAGCGTGCCCGGGCAGTTCAGCGTGGTCGGCTTCGACGATTCCGCACTGATGAGCTGCACCGAACCGCCGCTGACCACCGTGCGTCAGCCGATCGAGTCGATGGGGCGCACTGTGATCGAGCTGCTGCTCTCGCAGATCGCCGGCACTGCCGAGGCGGGCGATGAGCTGCTCTTCGAGCCTGAGCTCGTGCTGCGCGCCTCGACCGGGCCCGTTCCGGCGTAG
- a CDS encoding glycoside hydrolase family 13 protein: protein MDSDVDDPQWWRSAVIYQVYVRSFADGNGDGTGDLAGVRERLPYLKELGVDALWFTPWYPSPMADGGYDVQDYRAIDPRFGTLAEAEALIREALAVGIRTIIDVVPNHISAQHPWFQAALAAGPGSPERERFWFHPGKGADGGEMPTHWESNFQGTTWTRTTNPDGTPGEWYLHLFAPEQPDLNWNHPDVRREHEDVLRFWFDRGVAGVRIDSAALLIKDPDLPEVGEKPDHPTEDRDELHDVYRSWRAIADSYPGTRVLVGEIWLPDIERFAKYLRPDEMHTAFNFDFLARPWGAASFRESIDATLAAHAPVGAPSTWVLSNHDVTRPVTRYGREDTAFAFLKKRFGVPTDPDLGLHRARAAALLVAALPGSLYIYQGDELGLPEVEDLPRELLQDPMHYRSGGVDPGRDGCRVPLPWAGDRPPFGFSPDGVTTWLPQPASWRDLTVQTQQDDPDSTLNLYRAALRLRRGIPDLPLEWMAGLDPDVLAFRRGGTFACVVNTGDEPVSLPAHDTVLLTSVPLDGGMLPGDAAAWIHTTHHTEG from the coding sequence GTGGACAGTGACGTCGACGACCCGCAGTGGTGGCGCAGCGCCGTGATCTATCAGGTGTATGTGCGCAGCTTCGCTGACGGCAACGGCGATGGCACCGGCGATCTCGCCGGAGTCCGTGAGCGGCTGCCCTACCTGAAGGAGCTCGGCGTCGACGCTCTCTGGTTCACGCCCTGGTATCCCAGCCCGATGGCCGACGGCGGGTATGACGTGCAGGACTATCGCGCGATCGACCCGCGCTTCGGCACGCTGGCCGAAGCCGAGGCGCTCATCCGTGAAGCGCTGGCCGTCGGCATCCGCACGATCATCGACGTCGTCCCCAACCACATCAGTGCCCAGCATCCCTGGTTCCAAGCCGCGCTGGCCGCCGGCCCCGGCAGCCCCGAGCGCGAGAGGTTCTGGTTCCATCCCGGCAAGGGCGCCGACGGAGGCGAGATGCCGACGCACTGGGAGTCGAACTTCCAGGGCACGACGTGGACCCGCACCACCAACCCCGACGGCACCCCCGGCGAGTGGTATCTGCACCTTTTCGCCCCCGAGCAGCCCGACCTCAACTGGAACCATCCCGATGTGCGGCGCGAGCACGAAGATGTGCTGCGCTTCTGGTTCGACCGTGGTGTGGCAGGGGTGCGCATCGACTCCGCCGCGCTGCTGATCAAGGATCCCGACCTGCCCGAAGTGGGGGAGAAGCCCGACCACCCCACCGAAGACCGCGACGAACTGCACGACGTGTACCGGTCGTGGCGGGCCATCGCCGATTCGTACCCCGGCACGCGGGTGCTCGTCGGTGAGATCTGGCTGCCCGACATCGAGCGGTTCGCCAAGTACCTGCGACCCGACGAGATGCACACCGCCTTCAACTTCGACTTCCTCGCTCGCCCGTGGGGTGCTGCCTCGTTCCGCGAGTCCATCGACGCTACCCTCGCCGCACACGCACCGGTGGGCGCGCCCAGCACCTGGGTGCTCTCCAACCACGATGTGACGCGACCGGTCACCCGGTACGGGCGCGAAGACACCGCCTTCGCGTTCCTGAAGAAGCGGTTCGGCGTGCCCACCGATCCCGACCTGGGACTGCACCGCGCCCGCGCGGCGGCCCTTCTGGTGGCCGCCCTGCCCGGCAGCCTGTACATCTACCAGGGCGACGAGCTCGGTCTTCCCGAGGTCGAGGATCTGCCGCGCGAACTCCTCCAAGACCCCATGCACTACCGCTCCGGCGGCGTCGACCCGGGGCGGGACGGATGCCGCGTCCCGTTGCCGTGGGCCGGCGATCGCCCGCCGTTCGGCTTCAGTCCCGACGGCGTGACCACGTGGCTTCCGCAGCCCGCGTCGTGGCGGGACCTGACCGTGCAGACGCAGCAGGACGATCCCGATTCGACGCTGAATCTGTACCGCGCCGCGCTGCGGCTGCGCCGCGGCATCCCTGACCTTCCCCTCGAATGGATGGCGGGGCTCGACCCCGACGTCCTCGCCTTCCGACGCGGCGGCACCTTCGCCTGCGTCGTCAACACGGGCGATGAGCCCGTGTCGCTGCCCGCGCACGACACCGTGCTGCTGACGAGCGTGCCGCTCGACGGTGGGATGCTGCCGGGCGATGCCGCCGCTTGGATCCACACCACCCACCACACCGAGGGATGA
- a CDS encoding ABC transporter substrate-binding protein has protein sequence MKSPGKVLLAGALTVGTIAALAGCSSGDGAASADGKIHLVVAPVLPGATADALKALGDRVAEFNKANPDIVVKAIEYQWTGTTFAAELAGGTLPDVFNVPFTDSKTLANNGQLADITTPFKKTATADKWNKNVLDVATGDDGKIYGIPWGPYAMALSYNREIFQKAGLDPDKPPTTLDEIAQDAKTISEKVPGVAGYMQMTQGNTGGWELATLTQALGGRFEQVGADGKVTVNTNNDQTKQGLAWLKSMRWDDESMGKNFLFDWSGINEAFASGKIAMYMSGSDVIGSLMQANGFDQTKYGVATFPVASDANAGILSGGNVDVVNVKDTPEQIAAAVKWIDFYRTQPTVDKDAAIKNAQTLQAGNQAVNAPTLPVFDKETWEQNQEWIKPYANIPAENLKPFTDNIFDQTIVPEPPAHTQDLYGALDAVVQAVLTDKNADVDTLLSGVDKKIQALVDADS, from the coding sequence ATGAAGTCACCAGGAAAGGTCCTGCTCGCCGGTGCACTCACCGTCGGCACGATCGCCGCACTCGCCGGCTGTTCGTCCGGCGACGGCGCCGCGAGCGCCGACGGAAAGATCCACCTCGTCGTCGCCCCGGTGCTGCCGGGTGCGACCGCCGACGCTCTGAAGGCCCTCGGCGACCGCGTCGCCGAGTTCAACAAGGCGAACCCCGACATCGTGGTCAAGGCGATCGAGTACCAGTGGACCGGTACGACCTTCGCCGCAGAGTTGGCCGGCGGCACGCTGCCCGATGTGTTCAACGTGCCGTTCACCGACTCGAAGACGTTGGCCAACAACGGGCAGCTCGCCGACATCACGACGCCCTTCAAGAAGACCGCCACCGCCGACAAGTGGAACAAGAACGTGCTGGATGTCGCCACCGGCGACGACGGCAAGATCTACGGCATCCCGTGGGGTCCGTACGCGATGGCGCTCTCGTACAACCGGGAGATCTTCCAGAAGGCGGGACTTGACCCCGACAAGCCGCCGACGACGCTCGACGAGATCGCGCAAGACGCCAAGACCATCTCCGAGAAGGTGCCCGGTGTCGCCGGGTACATGCAGATGACGCAGGGCAACACCGGCGGTTGGGAGCTCGCGACGCTGACCCAGGCTCTGGGCGGCCGGTTCGAGCAGGTCGGCGCCGACGGCAAGGTCACCGTCAACACGAACAACGACCAGACCAAGCAGGGGCTGGCGTGGCTGAAGAGCATGCGCTGGGATGACGAGTCGATGGGCAAGAACTTCCTGTTCGACTGGTCAGGCATCAACGAGGCGTTCGCCTCGGGCAAGATCGCCATGTACATGAGCGGCTCCGATGTGATCGGCTCGCTCATGCAGGCCAACGGGTTCGACCAGACCAAATACGGCGTGGCCACCTTCCCGGTCGCCAGCGACGCCAACGCCGGCATCCTCTCCGGTGGCAACGTCGACGTCGTCAACGTCAAAGACACGCCCGAGCAGATCGCCGCCGCGGTGAAGTGGATCGACTTCTACCGCACCCAGCCGACCGTCGATAAAGACGCCGCCATCAAGAACGCGCAGACGTTGCAGGCCGGAAACCAGGCGGTGAACGCGCCGACGCTGCCGGTGTTCGACAAAGAGACCTGGGAGCAGAACCAGGAGTGGATCAAGCCGTACGCCAACATCCCCGCTGAGAACCTGAAGCCGTTCACCGACAACATCTTCGACCAGACGATCGTTCCCGAGCCGCCGGCACACACGCAGGATCTGTATGGGGCGCTGGATGCGGTCGTGCAGGCCGTGCTCACGGACAAGAATGCCGATGTCGACACGCTGCTGAGCGGTGTCGACAAGAAGATCCAGGCGCTCGTCGACGCCGACAGCTGA
- a CDS encoding carbohydrate ABC transporter permease, whose translation MTVTVIDDPDAATGDILSPPRPGRRRSPLTWVQRGGLTTLLFLLPTLIIFGVFSWTPIVEAVVMSFQKTNLVTPAVFVGWDNFRAVFDDPLFWTAIRNTGYFAALALLFGYPLPLVAAVLMSEFKRMKGLYSVLAYLPVVIPPVVSVLLWKIFYDANPNGVFNQILGWFGIPAQPWIQSAASAMPSLVLEATWAAAGSTIIIYLAALTSVAPELYDAAEVDGASVWGKIWHVTLPQLRGILFITLILQIIATAQVFLQPFLFTGGGPANSTTTILLLIYQYAFTNSLGVGVGKATALSLMLAVFLAVLSIVYFRVTKRWSDN comes from the coding sequence ATGACTGTGACAGTGATCGATGATCCGGATGCCGCGACCGGCGACATCCTCTCTCCGCCCCGCCCCGGTCGGCGCCGCAGCCCGCTCACCTGGGTGCAGCGCGGGGGCCTGACCACGCTGCTGTTCCTGCTGCCGACGCTGATCATCTTCGGCGTCTTCTCGTGGACCCCGATCGTCGAGGCCGTGGTCATGAGCTTTCAGAAGACGAACCTGGTCACCCCGGCGGTGTTCGTCGGCTGGGACAACTTCCGGGCCGTCTTCGACGACCCACTGTTCTGGACCGCCATCCGCAACACCGGGTACTTCGCCGCGCTCGCGCTGCTGTTCGGCTACCCGCTGCCGCTGGTGGCCGCGGTGCTGATGAGCGAGTTCAAACGGATGAAGGGCCTCTACAGCGTTCTCGCCTACCTGCCGGTGGTCATTCCGCCGGTGGTGAGCGTGCTGCTGTGGAAGATCTTCTACGACGCCAATCCCAACGGCGTCTTCAATCAGATCCTGGGATGGTTCGGCATCCCCGCGCAGCCGTGGATTCAGAGCGCCGCCTCGGCGATGCCCTCGCTCGTGCTCGAGGCCACCTGGGCCGCCGCCGGCAGCACCATCATCATCTACCTGGCCGCGCTGACCTCGGTGGCGCCCGAGTTGTACGACGCGGCAGAGGTCGACGGCGCCTCGGTCTGGGGCAAGATCTGGCACGTGACGCTGCCGCAGCTGCGCGGCATCCTTTTCATCACCCTCATTCTGCAGATCATTGCCACGGCGCAGGTCTTCTTGCAGCCGTTCCTGTTCACCGGCGGCGGCCCCGCCAACTCGACCACGACGATCCTGCTGCTGATCTACCAGTACGCCTTCACGAACAGCCTGGGCGTCGGGGTGGGCAAAGCCACCGCGCTCAGCCTGATGCTGGCGGTCTTTCTGGCGGTGCTGTCGATCGTGTACTTCCGGGTCACCAAGAGATGGAGCGACAATTGA
- a CDS encoding carbohydrate ABC transporter permease gives MERQLTTSAPAPVADQLHRPVRRRRRRASSADSADRHILSRADWQRPHIRIFGTIINVLLGVSLVAAGLLPLLWLLKSAITPTQETLTNPLALWPTEIAWSNLAKAWNDVHIGDFFFNTIAMAAGSWAVQLIVATTGGFALSVLRPAYGKIISGLVLATLFIPAVVLLVPLYLTILHPPLIGHSLINTFWAVWLPAGASAFNVLLVMRFFDSLPREVFEAARTDGAGTFRLFWSVVLPMSKPILGVVSILAINASWADFLWPNLVLSDIKVQPLSVRLPQIAASTDLGVYLAALTIATLIPVVIFLVFQRAFLNSGGIGGAVKG, from the coding sequence ATGGAGCGACAATTGACGACCTCGGCCCCCGCCCCCGTCGCAGATCAGCTGCACCGGCCGGTACGCCGCCGGCGCCGGCGCGCGTCGTCCGCGGACTCCGCCGACCGCCACATCCTCTCGCGCGCCGATTGGCAGCGCCCGCACATTCGCATCTTCGGCACGATCATCAACGTGCTGCTGGGGGTGTCGCTGGTGGCGGCCGGCCTGCTGCCCCTGCTGTGGCTGCTGAAGTCGGCCATCACTCCCACGCAAGAGACGCTGACCAACCCGCTGGCGCTGTGGCCGACCGAGATCGCGTGGTCCAACCTCGCCAAGGCGTGGAACGACGTGCACATCGGCGACTTCTTCTTCAACACGATAGCGATGGCCGCCGGCTCGTGGGCTGTGCAGCTGATCGTGGCGACCACGGGCGGCTTCGCGCTCTCGGTGCTGCGACCCGCATACGGCAAGATCATCAGCGGCCTGGTGCTGGCGACGCTGTTCATCCCCGCCGTGGTGCTGCTGGTGCCGCTGTATCTGACCATCCTGCATCCGCCGCTGATCGGGCATTCGCTGATCAACACGTTCTGGGCGGTGTGGCTGCCCGCCGGGGCGAGTGCCTTCAACGTGCTGCTGGTGATGCGGTTCTTCGACTCGCTGCCGCGTGAGGTCTTCGAAGCGGCGCGCACCGATGGGGCCGGCACGTTCCGGCTGTTCTGGTCGGTCGTGCTGCCGATGTCCAAGCCCATTCTCGGCGTCGTGTCGATCTTGGCGATAAACGCGTCGTGGGCCGACTTCCTGTGGCCGAACCTCGTGCTCAGCGACATCAAGGTTCAGCCGCTGTCGGTGCGATTGCCGCAGATCGCGGCCTCGACCGACTTGGGCGTATACCTGGCCGCCCTGACGATAGCGACCCTCATCCCGGTCGTGATCTTCCTCGTGTTCCAGCGCGCCTTCCTCAACAGCGGAGGCATCGGCGGGGCCGTGAAGGGGTGA
- a CDS encoding diacylglycerol/lipid kinase family protein, whose product MSDEPDPAKRAALVYNPIKVDKKRLRKRVEKASKDAGWHRPLFYETTPEDLGQDATTRALREGVNAVLVAGGDGTVRAVSEALAQSRVPLTIVPSGTGNLLARNLNLPLLDQERVIRATFGDRIEAIDIGMATLTRADGTAEEHGFVVMAGIGLDAAMIAHTRPQLKKTVGWVAYVDGAARALGGAEPFRVMYQREGGRLHSAKVHSMLFANCGTLPAGIALVPEASITDGTLDAALIQPGGRFGWLAVWRRVWWDNSVLRRTRSGRRIVERRDDSSVRYLRGTQIEAGVDDPQPVQLDGDEFGEAVRIRCRVLPGALLVALPRA is encoded by the coding sequence ATGAGCGACGAGCCCGATCCCGCGAAACGGGCGGCACTCGTCTACAACCCGATCAAGGTCGACAAGAAGCGGCTGCGCAAGCGCGTCGAGAAGGCGTCGAAAGACGCCGGATGGCATCGCCCGCTGTTCTATGAGACGACCCCCGAGGATCTGGGGCAGGATGCCACGACCCGCGCGCTGCGCGAAGGAGTCAACGCCGTGCTGGTCGCCGGAGGCGACGGCACCGTGCGGGCGGTGTCAGAGGCACTGGCGCAGAGCCGCGTGCCCCTGACCATCGTGCCCAGCGGCACCGGCAATCTGCTCGCGCGCAATCTGAACCTGCCGCTGCTGGACCAGGAGCGGGTCATCCGTGCCACGTTCGGCGACCGCATCGAGGCCATCGACATCGGCATGGCCACCCTCACCCGTGCCGACGGCACCGCCGAAGAGCACGGTTTCGTCGTGATGGCCGGGATCGGGCTCGACGCCGCCATGATCGCCCACACGCGCCCGCAGCTGAAGAAGACCGTCGGGTGGGTGGCCTATGTCGACGGCGCGGCGCGCGCACTGGGCGGTGCCGAGCCGTTCCGGGTCATGTACCAGCGCGAGGGCGGGCGGCTGCACTCGGCCAAGGTGCACAGCATGCTGTTCGCCAACTGCGGCACGCTTCCGGCGGGCATAGCGCTCGTGCCCGAGGCATCCATCACCGACGGCACTCTGGATGCCGCACTCATCCAACCCGGCGGGCGCTTCGGCTGGCTCGCGGTCTGGCGCCGGGTGTGGTGGGACAACTCGGTGCTGCGGCGCACGCGCTCGGGACGGCGCATCGTCGAGCGGCGCGACGACTCCTCGGTGCGGTATCTGCGCGGCACACAGATCGAAGCAGGGGTCGACGATCCGCAGCCGGTGCAACTGGACGGCGATGAGTTCGGCGAGGCCGTGCGCATCCGCTGCCGGGTGCTGCCGGGTGCGCTGTTGGTCGCGTTGCCGCGGGCCTAG